Below is a window of Desulfomonile tiedjei DNA.
CCCCGCCCATGAGCAAGAGACCGAGGTAACCGGTCAGGAAAACGCCGTAATCGGGTCTCCCAATACCTGCCAGCATTATGGCAAAAGGAAACGTGCCTGCCAGCATCACCACCAATAACAAGATGGCGCCAAGAAATTTACCTAAGAGGACCCCTACGTCGGTCACGGGGTAAGTGAGGAGCAGTTCGATGGTTCCGGATTTCTTTTCCTCGGAAAACAGTCTCATGGTGAGGAGCGGCATCAAAAACAGAATGAGAATAGCCATGTTCTGAACAAGCGGCCGGATCACGACGTCGTTCAGGTTGATACGCGCGCTTATCATCGGATTGTTGGCTGCCTGAAGGCTCATCCAGCTCATGAAAGTGACATTGGCCCAGAAAAAGAAGCCCGAGAGAAGCAGGAAGATCGCGATTACCGCGTAAGCTATCGGCGAGACAAAAAAGTTGGCTGTTTCCTTGCGGAACACCGGGTACCATCCTGCCATTAAGCAACCTCCTTTTCACCCGCTTCATCTGTAGAAGTGTATTCTTCAGTCTCTTCGGTTACCAGGTCGATGAAAACGTCCTCCAGGCTTACGTGGATAGGCCGTAGCTCCAGCAAATCCCACCCTTTTTCCACTATGGATCGAGCCAGCAAGGGGCACATATCCGATTCCGCACCTGTTTCAACGACCGCCCCGGTTTGGCCGTCGTGGGATACGCTGCTCGAATGGACGGACAGCACACCGTCCAGGGAGGACAGCAAAGATTGAAACTCCTTTTCGGGGGCCCTGGCGACAATCTGGCACCTGGAGGCCTTCCCGTGGGTTCGGATCAGATTCGAAGGGGAGTCTTCAGCCACAATCGCCCCTTTGTTGATTATGATGACTCGATCGCAGACCTGGCTTACCTCAGGTAGAATGTGGGTAGACAATATCACCGTACGGTTCTGGGCAAACCCCTTGATAAGCTGTCTTATTTCACGAATCTGTTTCGGGTCCAGACCGATGGTGGGCTCGTCAAGGATGAGGATCGGAGGATCTCCCATCAGGGCCTGGGCCAGGCCCACTCTTTGCTTATATCCTTTCGACAGGGTTCGGATGAGCTTTCCCATAACCCGATCGATGCCCACCGACACTGCCACCCGGTTGATCTCCGCGGCTCTCATTGCCCCGGATACCCCTTTGGCGGCTGCCACAAATTCGAGATATCCCTTGACGCGCATCCAGTCGTAGAGGGGGACATTCTCCGGCAAGTACCCGACTTTCTGCCTTATTTTCAGGGAGTCCTCGCGCACGTCCATGTCCATGACACGAGCGCTCCCTGATGAAGCCGGTGAAAAACATGTCAGAATGCGCATCGTGGTGGTTTTCCCTGCGCCATTCGGGCCAAGGAACCCTACGATCTCACCCGGTTCGATGCGAAAGTTCACATCCTTGATCGCGGGCAACCGACCATAATATTTGGTCAGTCCCTGTACCTCGATCATAAGTCTCCTCCTTAAGATCCCGATCTCAGGAACCTCTTATTACTACTAACCTAGCTTTTGTCAAGTCAGTGTCGATATTGTTCCGGTAACCCGGCCAAGCCTGCATCGCACTCCTCATATTGGCAGGGCGAGGTGAGCAACCAATGAGAGCAACCAATCGTTCGCCTCTGATTCGCCCACGTGATCGAAACGACATGTTTCACAAATCGTGAGGGATTGACCCTGTATTACCATCGTGATATGACTCACACCGTATGCGGAATCTTGGTTTCGGCTGCATAAGATCAAGCCTGAATAGAATTCATGCCGCGAGGAGATGTCCATGATGCTCAGAAGCGCGAAAAAGGTTCTTCGAGCCTATCTTGTCTTAGTTGTGACCCTTTTTCTTATACCCGGGCAACCTCTATTCGCTGAAGACTCGTCCGACGCTGTCCAGGCTGAAAACGCATTTTTCCGAGGAAGCCACCTGCTGTCGCGGGACAGTGTCCAGGAAGCGCTTTCTGCCTTGGAAAAAGCGGTGAAATTGGATCCGCAGAACAGCAAGTATACGAGTGTGCTGGCAGTGGCATACAACAACTTTGGCCTCAAACTCAACAGGGAAGGGAAGGTGGCCGAAGGGATCCGCTACATGAGCAAGGCGCTTAAACTCGCGCCCGAAGATAAGGATATCCGTGCAAATTTCATTCAGTCCGCGCTGCTGTGCGCAGGTTTGCCCAAAGAAAAGATCAGCCTCAAAGACAAGATGGAATTCGTGCAACAGGTCCTTGACATTGACCCCGGTAATGCGGTGGCAAAAAAAGCCATGGCCGCCTTGCTGAACAACGCAGCAGTAGGGCAGGGACGCAGTGCGAACCATACCGAGGAAGTCTCGAGACTGGAGAAAGCCGCAGCACTTGATGCTGACAATCCCAAGATAAAGAAGAACTTGGCAACGGCTTATTTCAATCTTGCTTTGCAAAAGGGCAAAGCGGGCGCGTTCGAGGAAGAGATCCAATATCTTCGCAAAGCCCAAAAGCTGTCCGGTAAGGAAGGTGCAATAGTCGAAAACCTGGGCAGGGCCACCTCCAACCTGGCGGTCCTAAAAGGCAAAGAGGGGGACGCGTCGGCTCAGATTGCCCTTCTGAAGGAATCCTTGGAGATTTTTCCGAACGATCCGGTAACAAAGAAAAACCTGGCAGCGGCTTACAATAACTACGCAGTTTCCGAGAGTGCCCAGATTTCGCCTTCGCAACGGATATCGAGCCTGGAGGAAGCCCTTAAGCTCGACCCGAAGAACCCGGCCACCATCAGGAATATCAGCAACCTGCTGCTGAAAGAAGCGGTGAAGGAGAATAAGGGAGGGTCGGCGGCAAAATCTATCGAGTATCTCGAAAGGGCGGCAAAAATTGACACAGGCAACAAGGCGGTCCAGTCAAATCTGGCCGCGGCCTACCATAACGAAGCGCTGAAAAAGGGTGAAGCCGGCAACCACCAGGAAGAGATCAGCCTTCTTCAAAAAGCGATGAACGCTGCGCCATCCAACGCCGAGATCAAGAACGATCTCGCCATGGCTTACAACGACTATGCAGTGAGCCTGGGCAAGAAGGGGAATCACGAGCAGGAGGTGCTTAACTTGACAAAAGCCGCCAAGTTGGCGCCGGGCAACAAGGTAATCCAGGACAACTTGGAAAAGGCCAGCCAAAAGAGTCCTACAAAGGACACCAAGAAAAAGGGAGAAGCTCCCAAGGGTAAGAGCAAAGATAGCTGAGAAGCTCGCCTCATGTCACTATTAGTTGTCCATGTGCAGGGCTCATGACTTTACCTTGGCCACCTTACGGGGCAATGTGGTTGACTTAGGTCACCTGCCCCGATGCGATGGCTTTTACCGTCATGCCGACGAAAGCCGAAATCCAGCGAGATGCACTAACGAGATTGTGGTTGATTGCGCAGGCTTTCCAGATGCGTGGCCCAGCCGCCCCAAAAACTCCCACATCTTGATGAAATATAGCTATTGCCAAGATGGTTGTCTGGTAAACATGGGCAACGTACCATCATTTCGACGAAAGCAGGAATCCAGTCCAGCGAAACGCAGGATTCAAAGCCGCGGTGAGATCCGGACCTCATTTGGGGGCGGCCACGAAACTGATCCTCGTCAGGTCCGTGGCCTCTAACGGGTTGTTCATCGCACGAACGCGAACGGAAATGACACATTTTAGGTAGTGCTATGAATATAAGCGTTCTCCCGGGGTTCCCGGGGAACGCTTATGTTGTTTAGAATCTGGCGAAGTCGAAGACTTCTTTCATGTCGTTTACTATCTTAGTGATGACTTGAGCCGCAGTTGGGCTGTACATTCGATTCGCCTTCTCGATGGCCTTTCTTCGGGGTGCGGCCAGTTCCCCATAGTATTTCTCGACCTCTTCAGGCCTAGCTTGGTTACAACAGATCTTGCCGGAGATCTCCTTTGACATATTCCACGCCTCGATTTGATCGCTCGTGAAACTCGATGTGTAGGCATGGTTAATATATTTGTCCCAAAGTAGTGTTATCGCGACAGCGGAACATACATTAGCGCGAGGTCCGTGCACAGCGTAGAATGTCTCACCCTCGCCTGATGTTACCTTCTTCAAGGTGAAGCCTTCCTCGTTGGTGCAGCCCATGGTGAGACCCAGTTCCTTCAGTACGCTCTCATTAGCCCCACCCATGGACATGCCGACTATGCTTACCGAATGTTCTCTATTTTGACCGTCCTCGATCAGCTGCCGGATCAACCCGAACCTTCCTACCTCTTCCGCAAGCGGCCCTCCAAGTCCGCGGCTTTTCAGTTGATCCACCACAAGACTATATGAAACCAGAATATGTTCTTCGATGCTTTTTGCATTGGCGTGTACAGGGGCCAGCAAAAAGAAAACCATAACCAAAAAATACCTCATCTTACCTCTCTTCTATTGACTAGTTTGTTGGGTGATTTTTTTCTTGTCACCGCATTCGCCACTGGCGAAATACGAACGGCATGAGCTGAAAAGCGGCTGTTGAAGCCATTTCTAGCTCGTGCTCGTTCGGCACAGAAGCGCAGGACTCTACCAGACTTTTTGGAAAATGCAAGCCCAACGGAGCACGGCAAAGGGCAGGTCGTCGCGCAAATTTCGCGGCTGTGGCTGCGGCGAGGATCAAACCATTCAAACGGTTTATTGACAATTCAGAGAATCAAGACTAAAATAACGCTTTGATATTTACCGTCAATTCTGACTATGCAAGGTTTTCTCATGGTCGCTCGGTTCACCCGCAAGGACTTCTTGGAAGCGATTTTTGCCCAGTATTACAAAGAACACCGGGGGTTTATCCTTGTAAAAAGCGTCAAGCGCGGGGACCCGAAAATGAGCACTCGGTACTTTCCGAACATCGATATCCTGGCCAAAGAACACTACGGAGAAGATAGAGACGTATATTTCGGGATTTGTCCGCGTGAAAGGATGAAGGCCGAGAAGGAGCACGTCCACTACGTAGTCGCTCTGTGGGCTGATCTGGACATAGGCAGTGAAGGGCACGACGGGAAAAAGACCTTCTTTGAAGGTCCACAGCAAGCAGCTCGAGCGATCCGGAGTTTCCCGCGGGCCCCGTCAATAATAGTGGAATCCGGTCGCGGAGCCCATCTGTACTGGCTGCTAAAGGAAGTCACTGAAGTTTCTGACCCTGAGCGCGTCGAGAAGATTCTTCAGAACATCGGCACGCATCTTAACTGCGACACGGACGTGAACCTCGACACCGCCCTGCGCCTCCCTGAAACAGTCAACACCAAGATTGCCGGCAAGCCGGTGAACTGTGACGTGAAGTTCATCAATCCCAATTTCCGGTACATGCTTCAGGATTTTGAGAATCTCAGCCAACGCATTGTGCAGCCCGCGGCAGGACCTTCCGCCGCGGCTGCCGGTCGTCCTGACCCTGCCGCAGCTCCGGTCTTCAGCCCGGATTCCGCAGGGGAAGAAGCACGCTCGCCGCTCTCGGTCGCCAGTCAGGCCGTGGACGATTCCTTGGTCCTTGACGAAACGATCATAGACGAATTGATTGACGACATATCCATGACGGGCAGCGTGGTCACCGACATAGTCGCCCCACCGCTGGAGGCGCCGGATTCGGGCGATCGTCCTACCAGCATGGTTTCTTCGCCGAGGATCGCACCGTCGCTCGCGCCACCAATCGCCCCTCGGGCCTCCAGTGTGAGCAGTGTGTTGGAGCGACTTTCTACGGCCAAGACGGAGGTCGAAATCTTGTTGCTGGGGTCTGCAACAACGATCAGCGGCGTTCTGTCCTGGAATGAAAACGGATTGATCGGTGTCGAATCCGGCCAAGATCTTTACACCATTCCTGTTTCCAGTATCGCCTTCATAAAAAGCAAAGCATCGTAGTTCTGCGCACCCGGGCTTCCTCCCGCCTCTCGTAACCTGTCCGTTACGCGAGGGAACCCGATACCAATGCGCTATCAAAACGATAACATCCAAAGTTGGTCTGTTTGAAAAAAATCCCCCCAGCCCCCCTTTAGGAAAGGGGGGTAATGCGCTGACTTTCCCCCCTTTGTAAAGGGGGGAAAGGGGGGATTTTCACGTTTGGCGCTGCTTCTCCTCCCACATAAATCACTTCTTTGAACGCGAACTGGTATGAGCCGCCAACCAGCCCCGAAAACCAGGGTGACCGGCAAGATGCCGGCCCTGCCGTGCTCCCTGCCCAGCACCCTCAATTTGCCCCGCGTAACTGGACACTTACCTTGTCGCCTAAAATTCCGTGGCGAGCGCATGCAGGTTCGGTTATCTTGCGGGGGCGAGCGTGCCTTATTGGGGGTGAACAGATATGCTGAACATTATCTGGCTGGCGCTTTTGGTCGGATCTGTGGCGATAGCCGTGGCGACGGGCCAAGTGAGGGAAGTGGTCGTGTCGGTCACCGAAAGCGCGGTTTCGGCGTTCAAATTGGCCTTGGGGCTGACCGGTATAATGGCCCTCTGGCTGGGGATAATGAAAATCGCGGAGGATAGCGGCCTTGTTGCTGCGTTCACCAGGATGATAGCGCCTTTGATGCGATTCCTTTTCCCTCGAATACCGGACGGTCACCCTGCACTGGGTAGTATGGCAATGAACATGGTCGCCAACATGTTCGGGTTGAATAATGCGGCCACTCCCATGGGCATAAAGGCCATGGAAGACCTTGATACCTTGAATTCACGGAAAGGAACCGCCACCGATGAAATGTGCATGTTCCTCGCGATAAACACTTCGAGCATTCAATTGATTCCCGCGGGGGCTATCGCACTTCTGGCAGGTGGAGGCTCGGCCGATCCCACGGTCATCGTTTTCCCGGCCCTGATTGCCACCTGTGTCTCTACAGTGGCGGGGGTCACCGCAGCTCGCCTGTTGTCCCGTATGCGACGCTTTCGCGACAACTCTGAAAAGGGGGGGAAAGATGAACGGCTTGCCTGAGTTTTCCGCGGCTGCGTCCAATGCTATCTTCCTGGCGTTCCTCGTAGGGATACCGGTCTACGGCTTTTTCAAGGGAGTAAAAGTATACGAATCCTTCGTTGAGGGAGCCAAGGAAGGATTTGAGGTTGCCGTGCGAATAATTCCCTATCTTGTGGCCATCCTTGTGGTTGTAGGCATGTTCAGGGCCTCGAAAGGGTTGGACCTTCTTGCAGGGCTCTTCCCTGACATCATGCATTCGTTGGGTCTATCTCCCGAAGTCGTGAGTCTCATACTGACGCGGCCGCTGTCGGGCGGAGCGAGCCTTGGACTATTGGGTGAGATAATAGCGAAACACGGAGCTGATTCGTACCAGGCCCGTCTTGCGGGAGTGATAATGGGGAGCACAGAAACCACGCTCTACGTAGTCGCAGTATACTTCGGAGCTGTCTCCGTCGCCCGTACCCGTTATGCTGTCCATGCAGGCTTGATCGCGGACGCGGCAGGGGTTTGTGCAGCCATTATCATTTGCTTGGCGTTCTTCGCATAATGCTGTGAGCGAGAGAGATAGACAGACAGCCGATGATTGACGCGGAGTGTAATCGCAGGAAGGTTGGACCGCAAAAACGGTGGCGGAGAGAGAGGGATTCGAACCCTCGGTAAGGCTCAACACCCTACACTCGCTTAGCAGGCGAGCACCTTCGGCCTCTCGGTCATCTCTCCGCTTCAAGCCTACTAGTCTAACTTATTGGCATGTGCTTCTGTTGTCAAGACTTTTGGGATTCAGTAACCATCCAGTTACCGCGGCCGAAAGAAGCTCTTGCCAACTCCGAGGATTGGTAGGACCGGCATCTTGCCGGTCATTTTAAGCATCTTGCCGGCAAAGCGCTTCCGTCACATGTCCACAGGCCGCTCGCACGACGACCGGCAGAATCCAAGATTAATCGCAAGAGCAGAGAAATGAGCGGACGACGCACTGAACGCCAATGGCCATAACTCACCCAATAAACCGCGAAAGAAGGCTTGAGACTTTGCTGCACAAGGAACAAATTGACAAAGGTTATGCTGCAAATTAGAGTAAAACTGGACCATCAGGGGGAGGGGACAATCATCATCTATTCCATCATATTGCGTTTCCTCAGAGTCTAGGGATTCCAGCGTTCCTT
It encodes the following:
- a CDS encoding ABC transporter permease subunit translates to MAGWYPVFRKETANFFVSPIAYAVIAIFLLLSGFFFWANVTFMSWMSLQAANNPMISARINLNDVVIRPLVQNMAILILFLMPLLTMRLFSEEKKSGTIELLLTYPVTDVGVLLGKFLGAILLLVVMLAGTFPFAIMLAGIGRPDYGVFLTGYLGLLLMGGAFMALGMFISSLTENQIVAAAISFGAAILCWVLSWSSSLTDETTGAVLRQLSILEHVESLNKGILSLADISFFVLFTAFFLFLTLRSIETYRWRG
- a CDS encoding spore maturation protein; the protein is MNGLPEFSAAASNAIFLAFLVGIPVYGFFKGVKVYESFVEGAKEGFEVAVRIIPYLVAILVVVGMFRASKGLDLLAGLFPDIMHSLGLSPEVVSLILTRPLSGGASLGLLGEIIAKHGADSYQARLAGVIMGSTETTLYVVAVYFGAVSVARTRYAVHAGLIADAAGVCAAIIICLAFFA
- a CDS encoding ABC transporter ATP-binding protein codes for the protein MIEVQGLTKYYGRLPAIKDVNFRIEPGEIVGFLGPNGAGKTTTMRILTCFSPASSGSARVMDMDVREDSLKIRQKVGYLPENVPLYDWMRVKGYLEFVAAAKGVSGAMRAAEINRVAVSVGIDRVMGKLIRTLSKGYKQRVGLAQALMGDPPILILDEPTIGLDPKQIREIRQLIKGFAQNRTVILSTHILPEVSQVCDRVIIINKGAIVAEDSPSNLIRTHGKASRCQIVARAPEKEFQSLLSSLDGVLSVHSSSVSHDGQTGAVVETGAESDMCPLLARSIVEKGWDLLELRPIHVSLEDVFIDLVTEETEEYTSTDEAGEKEVA
- a CDS encoding nucleoside recognition protein — translated: MLNIIWLALLVGSVAIAVATGQVREVVVSVTESAVSAFKLALGLTGIMALWLGIMKIAEDSGLVAAFTRMIAPLMRFLFPRIPDGHPALGSMAMNMVANMFGLNNAATPMGIKAMEDLDTLNSRKGTATDEMCMFLAINTSSIQLIPAGAIALLAGGGSADPTVIVFPALIATCVSTVAGVTAARLLSRMRRFRDNSEKGGKDERLA